A genomic window from Cloacibacillus evryensis DSM 19522 includes:
- a CDS encoding acyl-CoA dehydratase activase-related protein translates to MELLHAGLDIGSTTAKAVVLDKYDKIVFYRYSRHFADIRTAVERLVSDIRESFSEAKLTLAMAGSGALEIARGMDVPFTQEQIACTASITRFLSGVDVCIELGGEDSKITFFDEAGAEQRMNETCAGGTGAFLDQMASLFGTDAAGLNELAKGHKTIYPVASRCGVFAKTDVQALLNDGASREDVAASIFQAIVNQTISGLACGRRIAGRVAFLGGPLYFLSELRNRFTETLRLPLEQCIFPQNPHLFVAMGAAISAKMQGAVDASVLQRRAEDFFISHREERGSKLRPLFMNRGELDSFRERHSACRARRVEMRDYQGEAFLGIDVGSTTTKMVLIGSEGELLFSRYRLTGVGDPLQTVRETLSELYSLMPEGIRIAGSGVTGYGEKLIKAAFGVDTGEVETVAHAKAAGFVLPGADFVIDIGGQDMKCLRIKDGIISGVFLNEACSSGCGSFLQSFAKSLNMEMAEFARAAEESASPVDLGSRCTVFMNSRVRQAQKEGAPVRDISAGLVYSVVKNALYKVLKIKDPAELGSRIVVQGGTFRNDALLRAFEIVTGREVVRPDISELMGAFGAALIARERRGEKSSLLDAEALNGFKTTVSTQNCGGCGNKCLLTLTRFPDGRKYVSGNRCERGGSAEERGPLPPNLFEKKYKRLFDHYRPLPAEEAPRGVIGIPRVLNIYENYPFWFTLFTELGFRVELSAKAPDENLGIETIPSQTVCYPAKLVHRHITDLLERGVKNIFYPLILHEKSEFSEAQNDYNCPVVTGYPDVARLNIDRLHDEGVNFIQPALAIENEEALVKTLAGALAAFGVARGELRRAARLAEAARAAYKSDVTKFGREALAYLNEHGGIGIVLAGHPYHLSPEVNHGIPELINSYGVTLFTEDSVCGLAGELDERDEVGAVDQWVYHSRLYRAAMVTARHPGFKNVELVQFNSFGCGLDAISAEQTAEILTRHGKLHTLIKIDEGKNNGAVKIRIRSLLAAMKTERSDEGAYTESSVKKPRPAVHHEGRTLLCPPLSPFHFQFLETAFEGSGTNFKVLPEGTRETVELGLRYVNNDVCYPAMMVVGQFIEALKSGLYDPERTDCLYAQTGGACRASNYIHLLRGALDSAGFPQVRVVALNRQKEGEAERFELPTRIGWRAMLGLFYGDLLMRLLLRTRPYETEKGASARLHDIWVERIKENIRGGSWFRFKRDVREMTRDFAALPIENVKRPRVGITGEILVKYHANANERLIELIEDEGGEAVVPDMGNFLSYCLFDPVYANRHLAGGLWPRAVGEAGMWVLDKIKAPIAEALRGTRFGELHNIEELAKLGGTVVSQANQAGEGWLLTAEMMALIEGGVNNVLCVQPFACLPNHITGKGVIKELKRRFKGANILPLDYDASVSTTNQLNRIKLLMATAR, encoded by the coding sequence ATGGAACTTCTTCACGCGGGACTCGACATAGGCTCAACTACGGCAAAGGCTGTCGTCCTTGATAAATATGACAAAATCGTATTTTACCGCTACAGCAGGCACTTTGCCGATATACGAACGGCGGTGGAGAGACTTGTCAGCGATATAAGGGAAAGTTTCTCCGAGGCGAAGCTCACGCTTGCGATGGCGGGTTCTGGCGCTCTGGAGATCGCGCGGGGCATGGACGTGCCCTTTACACAGGAACAGATCGCCTGTACGGCGAGCATCACGCGTTTTCTTTCGGGCGTCGACGTCTGCATAGAGCTTGGCGGCGAGGATTCAAAGATAACATTTTTTGACGAAGCGGGAGCCGAGCAGCGCATGAACGAGACCTGCGCCGGAGGCACCGGGGCCTTCCTCGACCAGATGGCCTCCCTCTTCGGCACGGACGCCGCGGGGCTCAACGAACTCGCCAAGGGGCATAAGACGATCTATCCGGTCGCCTCGCGCTGCGGCGTCTTCGCCAAAACGGACGTGCAGGCGCTGCTGAACGACGGCGCCTCGCGCGAGGACGTCGCGGCCTCGATATTTCAGGCTATCGTAAACCAGACGATAAGCGGCCTCGCCTGCGGCAGGAGGATCGCGGGGCGGGTCGCCTTTCTCGGCGGGCCGCTCTATTTCCTCTCGGAGCTGAGAAACCGTTTCACGGAGACGCTGCGCCTGCCGCTGGAGCAGTGCATCTTTCCGCAGAACCCGCACCTTTTCGTGGCTATGGGCGCGGCGATCAGCGCCAAGATGCAGGGCGCGGTGGATGCCTCCGTGCTGCAAAGGCGCGCGGAGGATTTCTTCATCTCTCATCGCGAAGAGCGGGGCTCGAAACTGCGCCCGCTCTTTATGAACAGGGGAGAACTCGACTCCTTCCGTGAAAGGCATTCGGCCTGCCGCGCCAGGCGCGTCGAGATGCGTGATTATCAGGGCGAGGCATTCCTCGGGATAGATGTCGGCTCCACAACGACGAAGATGGTCCTCATCGGCAGCGAAGGAGAACTGCTGTTTTCGCGGTACAGGCTGACCGGCGTCGGCGACCCCCTCCAGACGGTGCGGGAAACGCTGTCGGAACTCTATTCGCTGATGCCGGAGGGAATCAGGATCGCGGGCAGCGGCGTGACGGGGTACGGCGAAAAACTGATAAAAGCCGCCTTCGGCGTGGATACCGGCGAAGTGGAAACAGTGGCGCACGCGAAAGCCGCCGGCTTCGTCCTACCCGGAGCCGACTTCGTGATCGACATCGGCGGGCAGGATATGAAATGCCTGCGCATCAAGGACGGCATAATCAGCGGAGTCTTCCTTAACGAAGCCTGCTCCTCCGGCTGCGGCTCTTTCCTTCAGAGCTTCGCGAAGTCGCTGAATATGGAGATGGCGGAATTCGCCCGCGCCGCCGAGGAATCGGCCTCCCCCGTCGACCTCGGTTCCCGCTGCACGGTGTTCATGAATTCCCGCGTGCGCCAGGCGCAGAAAGAAGGGGCTCCGGTACGGGACATCTCCGCCGGGCTCGTCTATTCCGTCGTCAAAAACGCGCTTTATAAGGTGCTGAAGATAAAGGACCCCGCGGAACTCGGCAGCCGCATCGTCGTGCAGGGAGGGACCTTCAGGAACGACGCGCTGCTGCGCGCCTTTGAGATCGTCACGGGACGCGAAGTGGTGCGCCCCGACATCTCGGAGCTGATGGGAGCCTTCGGAGCGGCGCTGATCGCCAGAGAGAGGCGGGGAGAAAAGAGCTCGCTGCTTGACGCGGAGGCGCTGAACGGCTTCAAAACGACAGTGTCCACGCAGAACTGCGGCGGCTGCGGCAACAAATGCCTGCTGACACTGACGCGCTTTCCCGACGGGCGGAAGTACGTCTCTGGCAACCGCTGCGAGCGCGGCGGCTCCGCCGAAGAGCGGGGACCGCTGCCGCCGAACCTCTTTGAGAAGAAGTATAAGAGGCTCTTCGACCACTACCGGCCGCTGCCGGCCGAGGAAGCGCCGCGCGGCGTTATCGGCATCCCGCGCGTGCTCAACATTTACGAGAATTACCCATTCTGGTTCACGCTCTTTACTGAGCTCGGCTTCCGCGTGGAACTCTCCGCGAAGGCTCCCGACGAAAACCTCGGCATAGAGACGATCCCCTCGCAGACGGTCTGCTACCCCGCGAAGCTTGTACACCGCCATATAACGGACCTGCTGGAGCGCGGCGTGAAGAATATCTTCTATCCGCTCATCCTCCATGAGAAAAGTGAGTTCTCCGAGGCGCAGAACGACTACAACTGCCCCGTCGTCACCGGTTATCCCGACGTCGCGAGGCTCAACATCGACCGCCTGCACGACGAAGGCGTGAATTTCATCCAGCCCGCGCTCGCCATCGAAAACGAGGAGGCGCTGGTAAAGACGCTCGCCGGCGCGCTTGCCGCTTTCGGCGTCGCCAGGGGCGAGCTGCGCCGCGCCGCCAGGCTGGCAGAGGCGGCGCGCGCCGCCTATAAGTCCGACGTGACGAAATTCGGCAGGGAGGCGCTCGCCTACCTCAACGAACACGGCGGGATCGGCATCGTGCTTGCGGGACATCCATACCACCTTTCGCCTGAGGTCAATCACGGCATCCCCGAGCTGATAAACAGCTACGGCGTGACGTTATTCACAGAAGACTCCGTCTGCGGCCTCGCCGGCGAGCTTGATGAACGCGACGAGGTGGGGGCCGTCGACCAGTGGGTATACCACTCCCGCCTCTACCGCGCGGCGATGGTGACGGCGAGACACCCGGGCTTCAAAAATGTGGAGCTGGTACAGTTCAACTCCTTCGGCTGCGGACTGGACGCCATCAGCGCGGAGCAGACGGCGGAGATCCTTACGCGCCACGGCAAGCTCCACACGCTGATAAAGATCGACGAGGGAAAAAACAACGGCGCGGTCAAGATCAGGATACGCTCGCTGCTCGCGGCGATGAAGACCGAACGCAGCGACGAGGGGGCATATACTGAATCTTCCGTGAAAAAACCGCGTCCCGCCGTCCATCACGAGGGAAGGACCCTGCTCTGCCCGCCGCTTTCGCCCTTTCATTTTCAGTTCCTGGAAACGGCCTTCGAGGGCAGCGGCACAAACTTCAAGGTCCTGCCGGAGGGAACGCGCGAGACGGTGGAGCTTGGGCTGCGTTACGTCAACAACGACGTCTGCTATCCCGCGATGATGGTCGTCGGCCAGTTCATCGAAGCGCTGAAAAGCGGCCTCTACGACCCGGAGAGGACGGACTGCCTCTACGCCCAGACCGGCGGCGCCTGCCGCGCGAGCAACTATATACATCTCCTGCGGGGAGCTCTGGATTCCGCCGGTTTTCCGCAGGTGCGCGTGGTGGCGCTCAACCGCCAGAAAGAGGGAGAGGCAGAAAGGTTCGAACTTCCGACGCGCATCGGCTGGCGCGCTATGCTCGGACTCTTCTACGGCGATCTGCTGATGCGGCTGCTGCTGCGCACGCGCCCCTACGAAACCGAGAAGGGCGCGAGCGCGAGGCTCCATGATATATGGGTGGAGCGCATAAAGGAGAATATCCGCGGGGGAAGCTGGTTCCGCTTTAAAAGGGACGTCAGGGAGATGACGCGCGACTTCGCCGCGCTGCCGATAGAGAACGTCAAGCGTCCACGCGTCGGCATTACGGGCGAGATCCTCGTCAAATATCACGCCAACGCCAACGAACGCCTCATCGAGCTGATAGAGGATGAGGGCGGCGAGGCCGTGGTGCCGGATATGGGCAACTTCCTCTCCTACTGTCTCTTTGACCCTGTCTATGCCAACAGGCACCTCGCGGGAGGCTTATGGCCGCGCGCCGTCGGCGAGGCCGGAATGTGGGTGCTGGACAAGATAAAGGCTCCGATCGCCGAGGCTCTGAGGGGCACGCGCTTCGGAGAACTCCACAACATAGAGGAGCTGGCGAAGCTCGGCGGCACCGTCGTATCGCAGGCGAACCAGGCCGGAGAGGGCTGGCTGCTCACCGCGGAGATGATGGCGCTGATCGAGGGAGGGGTCAACAACGTTCTTTGCGTCCAGCCCTTCGCCTGCCTGCCCAATCACATCACCGGCAAGGGCGTCATCAAGGAGCTTAAGCGCCGCTTCAAAGGAGCGAACATCCTGCCGCTCGACTATGACGCGAGCGTCAGTACGACGAACCAGTTGAACAGGATCAAGCTTCTTATGGCTACCGCCCGGTAA
- a CDS encoding IS3 family transposase — MYTNKKGNIFLSMIKDLFDNSIQGYQISRNNNIKLVSDTLKKAFENNNKVVADGPILHSDQGFQYTSHAYFNLTQRYGLKVSMSRKGNCLDNACAENFFSHIKSELVNRVKWENYEEAKDAIDEYIRYYNNDRIQIKLKKAPMQYRSLFIE, encoded by the coding sequence ATATATACGAACAAAAAGGGTAATATATTCCTCTCCATGATAAAAGATCTCTTTGATAATTCCATACAGGGATATCAAATCAGTCGTAATAATAATATTAAGTTAGTAAGCGATACATTGAAGAAAGCATTTGAAAATAATAATAAGGTGGTCGCTGATGGACCAATCCTCCACAGCGACCAGGGGTTTCAATATACAAGCCATGCATATTTCAACCTGACACAAAGATACGGACTCAAGGTCTCGATGTCAAGGAAAGGAAATTGTTTGGATAATGCCTGTGCAGAAAACTTCTTTAGTCACATTAAATCAGAACTCGTCAACCGAGTAAAATGGGAGAACTACGAGGAGGCCAAAGATGCTATAGACGAATATATAAGGTATTATAATAACGACAGGATACAGATAAAATTGAAAAAGGCTCCGATGCAATATCGAAGTCTCTTTATTGAATAA
- a CDS encoding IS3 family transposase, with product MCRFLSVSRSTYYSWLKRRGMEDKDGPLIEAIRTGQNINKNTYGYRRMTLWLNNFIGIHVNNKREGVL from the coding sequence ATGTGTAGATTTTTGTCCGTATCTCGTTCGACATACTACAGTTGGCTAAAGCGGCGTGGAATGGAAGATAAAGACGGTCCTCTCATAGAAGCAATAAGAACGGGACAGAATATCAACAAAAACACTTATGGGTACAGGCGAATGACTCTGTGGCTCAACAACTTCATTGGCATTCATGTAAACAATAAGAGGGAAGGCGTGTTATGA
- a CDS encoding helix-turn-helix domain-containing protein, which translates to MRKRKTEERIKAIEMHKQGIPRRRIAEELGVSHDSVKTWISLYKSGQKDLLDDTRKKEPTARL; encoded by the coding sequence ATGCGTAAACGTAAAACAGAAGAAAGAATAAAAGCAATTGAGATGCACAAACAGGGAATTCCACGAAGGCGGATTGCTGAAGAACTTGGTGTTAGTCATGATTCTGTTAAAACATGGATATCTTTATATAAGAGCGGACAGAAGGACTTACTGGATGATACAAGGAAAAAAGAACCTACAGCAAGGCTGTAA
- a CDS encoding ornithine cyclodeaminase family protein — protein MLVLNEKTLVETVDLEELIGRMEQTMLFADEGNFAMPLRSSVSLNGGDSLMLMPCVTPDAWGCKLLTLRPGNPQKGLPFINGAVMLFDANTGGPKALLEGKMVTALRTGAVGGAGIKNTARADIGSLGLVGTGAQGFWQAQFGCAARKGVKEVWIYDALTEKLAPFAEKLRAALPGVTVKIAASAAELLEKTEAVMTATPSRSPLFPDDEKLLAGHAFTGIGSYLPEMREYPDALFRLTGGDVYVDTPHALDETGDLITPLENGALRRENIHTLAELIGGKRKTESDTTFFKSVGMALFDIAAADYLCEKAAQKGLGQKVEF, from the coding sequence TTGCTGGTACTTAATGAAAAAACGCTCGTTGAGACCGTAGACCTTGAAGAATTGATCGGTAGGATGGAACAGACGATGCTCTTCGCGGATGAGGGGAACTTTGCGATGCCGCTGCGCTCCAGCGTTTCGCTTAACGGAGGCGACTCTCTCATGCTCATGCCCTGCGTGACGCCCGATGCCTGGGGCTGCAAACTGCTCACCCTGCGTCCGGGAAACCCGCAAAAGGGGCTGCCCTTCATCAACGGCGCGGTGATGCTCTTTGACGCGAATACCGGAGGCCCGAAGGCTCTGCTCGAGGGCAAGATGGTGACGGCGCTCCGCACCGGGGCCGTCGGCGGCGCGGGAATCAAAAACACGGCGCGCGCCGATATCGGCTCTCTCGGGCTTGTCGGCACGGGCGCGCAGGGTTTCTGGCAGGCACAGTTCGGCTGCGCCGCGCGCAAGGGCGTCAAAGAGGTATGGATATACGACGCGCTGACGGAAAAGCTTGCACCCTTCGCGGAAAAGCTGCGGGCGGCGCTGCCCGGCGTGACGGTGAAGATCGCGGCAAGCGCCGCCGAGCTGCTTGAAAAGACGGAGGCGGTGATGACGGCGACGCCCTCCAGAAGCCCGCTCTTCCCCGACGACGAAAAGCTGCTCGCGGGACACGCCTTCACCGGCATCGGCTCCTATCTGCCGGAGATGAGGGAATACCCCGACGCCCTCTTCCGGCTCACGGGCGGCGACGTCTACGTAGACACGCCCCACGCGCTCGACGAAACGGGCGACCTCATAACGCCGCTGGAAAACGGCGCGCTCAGGCGCGAAAACATCCACACGCTCGCGGAGCTGATCGGCGGCAAACGTAAAACGGAGAGCGATACCACCTTTTTCAAATCGGTCGGCATGGCGCTCTTCGACATCGCGGCGGCGGACTATCTCTGCGAAAAGGCGGCGCAGAAGGGACTTGGGCAGAAAGTGGAGTTCTAA
- a CDS encoding helix-turn-helix transcriptional regulator: MMNKHKTPAELLPYKGLVAGLGEILGKDCEILLHDVSNPERSIIACANAHVSGRGVGSPMTDFGLRMLKDPEYRKLTGIYNYRARTDDGRLLKCGVCFIRDSLGEVIGFLCINMDITKISAAREALDEFFRIDPANAGVPEYREHFSKDVDDVVSGSIAAIKKEWGGDLSALPRSDKVKVVARLDGMGFFLVKGAMERLSEEMKKSKFTLYAYLRSVHSKE; this comes from the coding sequence ATGATGAACAAACATAAAACGCCCGCGGAACTGCTGCCCTATAAGGGCCTGGTGGCGGGACTGGGAGAGATACTCGGAAAAGACTGCGAGATATTGCTGCACGACGTCTCAAATCCGGAACGCTCGATCATCGCCTGCGCCAACGCCCATGTGAGCGGCCGCGGCGTCGGTTCGCCGATGACCGATTTTGGGCTGCGGATGCTGAAAGATCCCGAATACCGCAAACTGACTGGCATCTATAACTATCGGGCGAGGACCGACGACGGCAGGCTGCTCAAATGCGGCGTCTGTTTTATCAGAGACTCTTTGGGGGAAGTGATCGGCTTTCTCTGCATCAACATGGATATCACGAAAATCAGCGCCGCGCGCGAGGCGCTTGACGAATTTTTCCGTATAGACCCCGCCAACGCCGGCGTGCCCGAGTACCGCGAGCATTTTTCAAAGGATGTCGACGACGTCGTCTCCGGCTCGATCGCGGCGATCAAAAAAGAGTGGGGCGGCGACCTATCCGCGCTGCCGCGCTCCGACAAGGTGAAGGTGGTGGCTCGCCTCGACGGGATGGGCTTCTTTCTCGTCAAAGGGGCGATGGAACGTCTCTCGGAAGAGATGAAAAAGAGCAAATTCACGCTCTATGCCTATCTGAGATCGGTGCATTCCAAAGAATAA
- a CDS encoding proline racemase family protein, producing the protein MMNFTRTIDAIDAHTAGEPIRVVTSGIPKVEGRTMLEKMEYFASHYDNIRCMLLKEPRGHKDMFGAVLVPPVTDDADLGILFMHNEGMSTMCGHGTIGTVKAAAETGLLDLREGENTIRIDAPAGRITAEATVRDGHVEHVAFTNVPAFVYKESVTIPVEGTGAVEAAVVYGGAFYIFIEEEKLGLRVLPEQTAALVARAMEMKRWANANLEIRHPEKQEINGIYGVLITSPVERTEYGCRSRHICVFADGSVDRSPCGTGTSARMALLVSRKELDIGEKFQAASIIDTKFEGTPLAAVTESGYEAIIPKVAGPAWITGFNKFVLDPADPVPEGFLL; encoded by the coding sequence ATGATGAATTTTACGAGAACTATCGACGCCATCGACGCCCACACCGCTGGCGAGCCGATACGCGTCGTCACCTCCGGCATCCCGAAGGTCGAGGGACGGACGATGCTGGAAAAGATGGAATATTTCGCGAGCCATTATGACAATATCCGCTGTATGCTACTCAAGGAGCCGCGCGGCCATAAGGACATGTTCGGCGCGGTGCTGGTGCCGCCTGTGACCGACGACGCCGACCTCGGCATCCTCTTCATGCACAACGAGGGGATGAGCACCATGTGCGGCCACGGAACGATCGGCACGGTGAAGGCCGCCGCCGAGACGGGGCTGCTCGACCTGCGCGAGGGAGAAAACACGATCAGGATAGACGCTCCGGCCGGACGCATCACCGCGGAGGCGACCGTAAGAGACGGACACGTCGAGCACGTCGCCTTCACCAACGTCCCGGCCTTCGTATATAAAGAGAGCGTGACGATACCGGTGGAAGGGACCGGCGCGGTGGAGGCGGCGGTCGTCTACGGCGGCGCTTTTTACATCTTCATCGAGGAGGAAAAGCTCGGGCTGCGCGTGCTGCCGGAGCAGACGGCGGCGCTCGTCGCACGCGCGATGGAGATGAAGCGCTGGGCAAACGCCAACCTCGAGATCCGCCACCCGGAGAAGCAGGAGATCAACGGCATCTACGGCGTGCTCATCACCTCGCCTGTCGAAAGGACGGAATATGGCTGCCGGAGCCGGCACATCTGCGTCTTCGCCGACGGTTCGGTGGACCGCTCCCCCTGCGGCACCGGGACCTCGGCGCGGATGGCGCTGCTGGTCTCGCGCAAAGAACTTGATATCGGAGAAAAATTCCAAGCCGCAAGCATCATCGACACAAAGTTCGAGGGCACGCCGCTGGCCGCCGTCACCGAGAGCGGTTACGAGGCGATAATCCCGAAGGTCGCGGGCCCCGCCTGGATAACGGGCTTCAACAAGTTCGTCCTCGACCCGGCCGACCCCGTGCCGGAGGGCTTCCTGCTCTGA
- a CDS encoding dihydroxy-acid dehydratase, which produces MTYRSKELGLFSGRGSSSRRAIYKGCGYDDGDLAKPLIGIVNTANDAGLGHVHLDRLAARVRAGILQAGGTPFEFGTIATCGAVPIGMPHFRYELVIRDVIASSVEIMTGVQLLDGLVLLASCDSIIPGVLIGGIRAGVPCIMLTGGPQEVCKSGGRSVVMSELDQLVFGADYASGEAREKIRYLEDHVCPGPGACSLMGTANTMQILAEGLGMALPGSSTVPAVYAEKERFATQTGRRIVELVKEGVKPKDILTREALLNGVILTMALAGSTNAVLHLLSFAREVGVELTLDDFDKLSETIPVISRVIPTGKATVIDLYNAGGVPAVLGEMRDYLHKECLTVSGHTIGEIASLRRSSDHETLTAAESPVFKSGGIAVMRGNITPNGAICRTTTISEKIRKFAGPARVFNSDEEAHRAVVTGDIKKGDVVVIRYEGPRGAPGMREMMMTTDALVGIGMGQEVFVLTDGRFSGFTEGAAIGHISPEAAVGGVIAIVEDGDFIRIDIPGRTVNLDLPDDVIRERLAKWKLPLKKERGILGIYAKSALQAHEGAMIDDRVEDEGQVRREF; this is translated from the coding sequence ATGACATACCGCTCCAAGGAACTGGGACTTTTTTCCGGCAGGGGCTCCTCGTCGCGCCGCGCGATCTACAAGGGCTGCGGCTATGACGACGGAGACCTGGCCAAGCCGCTGATCGGCATCGTGAACACCGCGAACGACGCTGGGCTCGGCCACGTGCACCTCGACCGCCTCGCGGCGCGCGTGCGCGCGGGGATTTTACAGGCGGGCGGCACGCCCTTTGAATTCGGCACGATCGCCACCTGCGGCGCTGTGCCGATCGGGATGCCGCACTTCCGCTACGAGCTCGTCATCCGCGACGTCATCGCCTCCTCGGTGGAGATCATGACCGGCGTACAGCTGCTCGACGGCCTCGTGCTGCTCGCCTCGTGCGACAGCATCATCCCGGGGGTCCTCATCGGCGGCATTCGCGCCGGCGTCCCCTGCATCATGCTGACGGGCGGCCCGCAGGAGGTATGTAAGAGCGGAGGCCGCAGCGTCGTCATGAGCGAGCTTGACCAGCTCGTCTTCGGCGCCGACTACGCGAGCGGCGAGGCGCGCGAAAAGATACGCTACCTCGAAGACCACGTCTGTCCCGGCCCCGGAGCCTGCTCGCTGATGGGCACCGCCAACACGATGCAGATACTGGCCGAGGGGCTAGGCATGGCGCTGCCAGGATCGTCGACCGTCCCCGCCGTCTACGCGGAGAAGGAGCGCTTCGCGACACAGACGGGCCGCCGCATCGTGGAACTCGTCAAAGAGGGAGTGAAGCCGAAGGACATCCTCACGCGCGAAGCGCTCTTGAACGGCGTCATCCTCACGATGGCGCTCGCCGGCTCGACCAACGCCGTGCTGCACCTGCTCTCATTCGCGCGCGAGGTCGGCGTCGAGCTGACTCTCGACGATTTTGACAAATTATCGGAGACGATCCCCGTCATCAGCCGCGTCATCCCGACGGGAAAAGCAACGGTCATCGACCTTTATAACGCGGGCGGCGTCCCCGCCGTCCTTGGTGAGATGAGGGACTACTTGCATAAGGAATGCCTCACCGTGTCGGGGCACACCATCGGCGAGATCGCCTCTCTGCGCCGCTCCTCCGACCATGAGACGCTGACAGCGGCTGAAAGCCCCGTCTTCAAAAGCGGCGGCATCGCCGTCATGAGGGGGAACATCACCCCGAACGGCGCGATCTGCCGCACGACGACGATTTCCGAAAAGATACGAAAATTCGCGGGACCGGCGCGCGTCTTCAACTCCGACGAGGAGGCGCACCGCGCCGTCGTGACTGGAGACATAAAAAAGGGCGACGTCGTCGTCATCCGCTACGAGGGGCCGCGCGGCGCGCCCGGAATGCGTGAGATGATGATGACCACGGACGCGTTGGTAGGAATAGGCATGGGACAGGAGGTCTTTGTGCTGACGGACGGACGCTTCTCCGGCTTCACCGAGGGGGCGGCGATCGGCCACATCTCCCCCGAAGCCGCCGTCGGCGGCGTCATCGCGATCGTCGAAGATGGAGACTTCATCAGGATCGATATCCCCGGACGCACGGTAAACCTCGACCTGCCCGATGATGTGATCAGAGAACGCCTTGCGAAATGGAAGCTGCCGCTCAAAAAAGAGCGCGGCATCCTCGGCATCTACGCGAAGAGCGCGCTCCAGGCCCACGAAGGCGCGATGATCGACGACCGCGTGGAGGACGAGGGGCAGGTGCGCCGGGAGTTTTAG